In Aedes albopictus strain Foshan chromosome 3, AalbF5, whole genome shotgun sequence, the genomic window gagttgtatatgtagagaagagagagagataggggaagtggatagaaagacaaaaagtaggatgaaaagggacgggccagggattgaacccatgaccttctgcatacgaatcagaagcggtagccactagaccaccgagCCCGGTACATAAAAATAGATCTTTTgacgataaaaagtcaaaatcgtcaaaaagtaacatgggacaactatgctgcacacggcagataaTTCGGATCATGTGGATCATGATCTGATGAGCATTGTGTAATTTTGCTATCAATGTTCTAAAACTTGTTTTTCGCCACATCTAACCGATTTGATAGAACTGTTGAAGTTTTCCATTCGACAAActtgattgtacgacatttccccgaaaaccagttccccgaatgaagtttccccgaaagttttttccccgaatgtaccatttccccgaaaaatgtttccccgaatgtaccgtttccccgaaaagattattgcatatgccatttaacattgacccaatgcgCAAGGGGGATCCGGCCTTTGGGACGAAGTACACTTAGCCAAGGTACGTCAGACTGAAGtgcgttaagccgaatgggttgctCAGCTGAAGTTAATAGGGTAGAATGGATCAGTAGGCCGTCTTTCTAATTTTCTCCATCAACAAAGTTAAAATATGTTTTCGAAGTCCTTGACAACAAGTTCATTTAGGTCCCTTGAGTTTTTTTTACATTCCGCGAATCTAGGGCATTCTAGGGGTGATactcaaattatgtcacgcaaaattcgacctttttcaacccccccccccttccccccctATGTCATACTTTTTGTGTAGGAcctcaaaaatttttgtttgggTTGTCACGTTTTGCAAAACCCAACCCCCTattagcgtgacgtaatttgtgtacgaccccctatggatactgggatatatTTCCATGATTTAACAATATTCTTTTATtcttttcccttttctcacatacCGAAGTACCGATGATTAATTGATCACTCTGTCAacattctaatctaatctaatctaatctaatctcacactaacgcagccattacttgaatgcatcctggaaaatgaagacttttcaagtctatcatttttcttgtctaacggccaggccaactgcgcagcatgtaccgcagagaagatttcaagggatagaaagatttcaacatagtcaatatttgaaaacattctacaccttgaaatcgaggggaaagatggaagcgtggacctcccgtaccaaacgcttccagataacgatatagatatttaaacatgttcgcatgtattaatatggtgatgtatacggtgatttgctaaaaaaatattgattagtgcgccagaaatggtggtaagattcttcactgaaaagagaaaaaaggattaagtaatatatactgaataaggcataagtgatacgctcgttacagttactattttttaaaacattgtattattatacaataaaattacctgaatcctcctgaaacaaaaaggtttattagcagttaaaaacaatacataaattaaaacataacCATTGCAAAAATACATTaaattttaatctggtatgctaccactttaggtagtaaaatagcaagattaaaatttgatgcaatgtggtagatcttacaccgtaacgcaccgttctaaggtgatctacccacgttacgggaaattgatcactctgccaacattccatctgaaaatttcgcttctttttaaaacacgcagttgtttttagttgtaatattgcataccttattgacggtagtaatttattAAACTAAACAGATTtaccttctttgagaagtcggctattcttttgaatattgggttttatatatgatcaaactgaGTTTTTTATGGCTTTCAACTCAACCGGACTGATGCCCGCCCGGCGTAATGACACTTTCAGCCTAATGAactaacgtacttcggcctgacatatTTCTGCCTGAAGACCCAACGCCGTCTTTTTTGCTAAATTGTTAACCTTTCACTtattaaaattttccttctttcaaacataggctgttctttcaacttCTTTCACTGCTCAAttaatcatcagtaatttgactgctTCTATGTTTATTCAGGCgacatccacaaattacgtaacgctctagggggagggggggggggagtatggccgagcgttacggtccatacaaaaaatttcggattttcatacaaaaaagcgttaaggAGGAAGGAGGAGGGtcgaaaattgtcgattttagcgttacgtaataaatggatgctgccttacttattttttgtttttgtgaccaactgttctagtatctataggtgttatagtagaaatctttatcaaagattctcccttctttcatcatacattgttctttcaaaatattgtcgGCAGTCTAACTACTAATATGTTCTGTAAAAATGTCAATTCCAAATTCTACTTCagtcatgattgatccattgatttacaaaaaaaaactgacgaGAGCTTACCTACAGATctatttgtcaaacaaattgataTCCATTGACTTTTCGTTTTAAAGCACATTAAACGtgtgctcatagacttccttcgcAAGCAAGAATACTTTAATACTTAAAGTTTAATTTAACTGGATTAcgtgttttacaatgacaatgtaCTTTAGCATATTACTACCACAATCACGATGAATCATGTTAAAGGTATTATGCGTTTAtagggcgttttcatcgattgaatattcaaaaataaatagaaagaacagcctatgaataaaagaagggaaaataatgATAAGCGTGATCTTAGTTGAGTGCCATATCATTTTCAGTCAGTACAACAGTAAAGAACGAtccatatttaaaagaagggcaaacctcattgaagcatcaagaagaacattatatctcgaaAAATTCGTGATAAGAGGGAATGCACAACATCAATgaggtgtgaaagtttccatgatcttgacATCTTTCTAAAGACTATACATCGGCACACTTTGTACACAGGCTAGCTTTCCGCTATTTCGTTTCAATAACTAGTGCAGACaatggaattattcaagaaaatgttcagaaaccagtactaaaaatagtaccataaatatttcggggaaacggtccattcgggaaaacggttcattcggggaatcgtttttcggggaaataactttcggggaaacttcattcggggaactggttttcggggaaatgtcgtacaatcgacaaactttattccatgttttttattGCTCAGTAACGCAGTACATTGGATGCAGCAGCCTCTGCCGGAATGGCTGGAATTGCACTCATGAGGGCAGCCACCGTACAGCAGTACGTGAATCCACGACCAAAGTTTCCGTAGTTGGCATTAGCCCATCCGTAGGTGCTGCACACATCGCTGCACAACATCTCCGCTGCCGGCATGCTCGTGCGGAATGGATCGTTGTTGGTGATCAGTGCAATGCCAGAGTTGGTACTCGGTGACTTGATGATCTTCCAGTACCACTTCGGAGCCTGGATACCACCAGCTTCCAAGGTGATAGGAATTTGCTGGCCATTTACGTGCGGCAATGTCATGACGTCGTGACAACCATTGAATATCAAAACGTCTTCTTGCAAGCGTCCTGCAATGTTACGGGCTGCGCCCTCCACGGTCAACCAGTTTCCGGCGTTGACAACCTTCAAGGAACTAAGTTAGGATATCGTGTTAATTGAGATATTGTAGATATACCCACCTGCCATTGAGGGGCTACATTCACGTAGAAGTAGGTAGCCCACTGCCACGAGCGGAAGATTCCATCGGCATCCGGAGACAGATGGCCACGTGACATGTACGAACTTGTGGTAATGAATCTATCGGCTTGCGCTTGCGAACCCAACAAGACAGCCAAACGGGTGGCTTGGGAAGCTGTGGTATAAGAAGTGGCTGGACTCACATGCGAGGCAGTTCCCGCTACCTTGAACGATGGACGGTATGATTCTTGGATAGCATCTGAAATAGATAGGCTTTGTAAAACTGCAAATTTTGATTAGCGTTATCGAACCTTACGGTTGATCGCTCGTCCAGGGATTATGTGCCTGGTGTAGATAACCGATGCCGTATTAACGTTGTAGCACGACTGAATGTACGTCACCATTTGGCCACTGGGGTTAAGAAATCCGATGTTTCTCAGCTGTCCGGCACCTCCACCACAAGACGTAGTGGTGGTTtggatttctccggtaattcgtTGGGTACAAGTCAATGCAGAAGAGCTCACCGCTGTTCCGCCAATGGTGAATGAAGTTCCCGACTGGCATGTTAGGGAAGCAGTGCTTACACCGACTataaagaatttcagaatttctgttCTGCAGTGCTAGGATGATATCAGGTCAATACATACATCCAGTAAGTGTTCCACTCTGGCAAGAGATGGTGGTAGTCTCGCCAGAATTCCAGAACAAGGAAGGTCCATCGGGTGACCACAGCTGAGTCGCCGTACGGAAGAACACCGGTTCAGGGGATACAAGATTCGTTCTTATGTTGACGGTGCATTCTACAAATAGAATAATTATTCCATATGCCACATTTGTCCATAAAAATGAACAAATTATCCAACATCAAAACTAACGCCAAATCAGAAATGAAGGAAACATATGATCTGACTGATGGACAGCGCTTCtacgacattatcgacatcaggttTACATCGATCGCGTGGCGCCAACATTGTCTATGACCACTATCGTGTGATGGTATAACCGCCGAACACTTCTTCACCGACAACTCTAGTATATGCTTCCTTATACAACTTTATAATGGTGTATCACGTTATGCTTAAGGAAACGGAGAAGTACACAGGCTAATACCACTTAGCAAGCAAGTCGAAGATTCATTTTCTCTGATAACTCACTCAAGATTCAACATAAGATTTTTGTACAACAAACTATACATCACTACTAGGTATCATATCGAAAACTTGGTCACTTACGTCCCCAAACCAACTCCAATGCTACCGTGAGCACTAATAGACTCGCGACCCTGTTCATCGTAGCGCAATTTTTCGGGTTACCGAACTCTACTAACGTTCCACGTTGCCGGTGGGGTACATTTTTATAGCAAAATTCATATCTCTGGAGATTCGCATCTCCAGCCTTATCAAACATAGCCGACATCGACGACAAAGAGATACGTGTAGCGAGACGCTTGTTTTTCTGTGGTCATAACATTACCTGTGAAATTCGTGTTTGCCACACATGTTGTTACAGACTTCTTGAAAGTGCGTTAAAATCATGTGGGCGATGAATTCTATGAGTATTCTATGGAAGTAACAGAACTAAGTGTATATAACAGCTTACAACGAACGCCAGCGATGATCATGAAGCAAGCCACTCACATGGCAGTGTTCTAATAAAAATCCCTATGTAGTGATACTAACGAGTGGTCGATAATCCATCTGTTCATTTTAGAGATTTTGAAAGCTAGGATAAGATAAGTAGGTATAGCACGAGATGTCTGGCTGAATGAGATAATAGATTCTTCGATATTTGTGAACGTTTCGGTTGATCACGAGGGGGGCTACATGTCATTGAAATGCCGTTGCAAGTGCCAAATAGGATCCAAAAAAGCCAGACATGTGATTGCCCGGAAGTTCGTCCTCCTCTATCTCTCTAAGTAAGGTGTCTCCTTTCTTGTGCAGCCTGCCGCTTTGAAGCTACAACAGCAGTCTACCCGACGTCTCCTATAAACAGAAATATCTTGACATTTTTCCGGATATGCATGACAAgacagatacaggggatagataaaataatcgggacaggcaaaatattTACTTTCCAAAAAATGGTCAGTTAGCTGtaatacttttcgaaaagtacgtCAAAAAATGTCACATTcttactgtaagttggtcaactataGACAactaggggttgtgtgctagtagtggaccctgcgcctatagtggaccccctacagAAAAACTCAAATATGAATGCCCAAATCAACTAGGCAAcgaggcaacttccaccgggggaacatcaattacattgttcCACAGCAGTTCCTGAcaaactatttaatgaatgtaaacactcaaaaggatCCACTATAGGGCACATTCAGGAGGGTCGCCGAGATATGTGTaaacaatcctatagtggaccccgatGGGGTTCATTATAGGCAACATTGATGCATATTTTCAAATGagtatttcactggaataatttattattgttgtatgtttgacgatcttaacataaagaggggacatGAAACTTGTCATAAAATTCTACTTTAGAACAATCCACTGACGTAACATAGCTAAAATCCCGCAGAAGTAAAtatcgatggcttagggggtccactactagtacccaaaccctagTTGTCAAAAGTCCATATTTGGGAAAGATCgtactattctacatgaagtaagAAAGATTATAGTAATTGGCATAATTAGTCgatgaactgttatatctccggattcaatgaaccgaatgtaatggaattttgagcgtttatgacttatacaatAAGCTTCAAAAAACTATTGAATTAACTTATAAttattaacacggaagaaaaataCAGCGATAAGATTATTCTGCCAATAAACCATCAGATttgccaaaacttcaacatcactTCAAAATTTATGATAATAATTATAGTTCAGTTATATTTCGTCAAATCGACttgacattgggtattatcggcaggtttgttctattCCTCATGAGggggttttgtcggccaaattgcctgaaacttgtcgtataattcagctttaATTGGGaatgatttgagaccaactctgagttcaacaggtttcaaaaaacctgccatgacgaagagaacaaaacggccgaaaatacgtaaagcctgcgcactttagaatcggcacactttcaaccggctgccgctcaaaaacagtgtcacttggaaaaaagtgttgttagaagcaattgaagcttatctattgtagtttgtaggtaaaatataaaatttgctgtgtttatatttttagattacctattgagctgaattcgtaaatagtgccagttttttctgcacacattgaggaaaaaccaatcattgtcagatttaaGATTTGTGTGGGAATATATTAttatcaaacccaccaattacgcagtatagaatagttcttggtatcagagtttaaaattttcattttcagtgagtgaaattcaacgtcaattttgAAGATtgtcaactgagggatcaaaataaaattcattttggtgaatgaattttctcacttatttaAATAATGaatattcatttttctgtcactgttcactgagaaatataactagaccggaactcccgattattcttccaattacctcaaaacttgtgtagagtagttaattagaatactaattaactgctctatttgtccattaagtcggattgtgcgtctgttaacagaaattggacattttacgacgtgcgtaaaaatattcgtgacagagaattgaatgaaaaaagagaggcattcagctgacaatgaatgtggccaaaaacgaatgaaaaaatgaaaatgtcaatcttcactttcaaccttcgaattttttacacactttggtattatgattgttgattaagggaggtaaaatattccatgagtgtttcaaaatttccaatatagctgtgataagcctttgaagggatttatggaaaatcaaagacttgcatagatatttaatgtcaaaaaagttgttttcgcataagctttagttcggcaaatacgcatacgggaagaatactatacgaatagtattggtttacaaggaaccaatgatttgatgcagaacaatataaataacccaagaaacaatttttgctttaagaaatgtttctcaaagcaacgttattaaactggaagtcgtattatatttgaataatttgaaaatgaaactgttcttcaactcttgttcgcccaaaaatgagaatttattcaacgtcaaccgttctataagcacgatgaaatgaaagtttatccaatgatcgtacatcggttgtgaaactcttgttcagcgttagaaccatcagcaatttacacaaacatcataaactttacttcaacgtttataaaacaatgttgtatgacgctatttgtttaataatttaagaatggttttagaaaccattattgtgcactagcataataacaagctttcttcgatatttattccaccataatacaatcaaaacatgttgGAGCCGTGATaaaacttacgaaatttatttctatttatagatatgattttataattgctacaaaaacgattcttaaacgtttcttcaacatcatgttacatcatgtaacaataaaatgagaaaatgatttaactttcaacatttctgcatttgtgtctggaatagTTCTCTCTAattatgtacccccaacatctttattttattactttttatgGGACAAAccacatcaatggaaagactcgaactctggatctttgggttcacactcgtctgcatccgctctgcttcaatccgaattacatgaatcggcaaatttaaagcagtatataaatattcaattcctaagtcgaatacattaccgtacatatgctgcttaaacattgcttacatattttattcaactaattgccttcataaacattgaagttgatcaatgtttgaataattgtaaccgcaacgtttaatcataaggcatgcatgctaattagtttgtttgtttacaacgtgTCAGTAATTCACagtgttgtgttgtaagattggtgactcttcgaactttttttcatttaaacgcccaaacaagtgaacttatttgttttattttcaccggTCCTGTTTTGTGTCGAGAGGAAAATGTGCAACGATTGTATATATCTCCAATCAGCTGGAAATATGAACATTAGGAagctgagcccggtttgaccggtgccacCTTGGTGGGTAATCTACCTCGTCAATACCAAAgagaggagccgcccaggatccactgcagttgcattttctggtgtttttgttgccgatgctgctgtcgttggagcgtagtgtaaaaggtgagttagaatgtttttaaaagtgtgaagagtattatatttagagctgctgcatgaagtttttttggtcttcaagcttgtagccgcggttgctctttttaggctcctaatcagcaatcgtgtttacaaaaaggggcatggcgaacaacgataattaagtgacacagtacaactgctaatcaacattgcttgaataaaagtgtaacatttgtattaaagtaacatggtaatatcttgttgttaagctatatcagtgtagttgaataaagtGATCAAGctaaagttgttaaactttaaataggcTACTTGTTCCACTGAAGATctgatgtggaataacggcatctaatacgttggaagcagcttgtattctatcattattagagcactattggacagatgatggcaatacttaagcaactgtttttaaacttttataccattggttattcaataagcagaaatatgtttaactaacgtgcagtttccactgcatgaaacatttattcgccatttcgttcaacataaactcttgtacaactgtcggcgcctttgtagcacatttaatcaactaACATGCTTATTAataattttgaattgttacttgggaatcgtggctcgaaagctgtatggactactggtgacagttttttaataaaactgaatctactcagaagttttttatttgtgatcatagaatcacatctatagttccacaATCTATATgattttcagtgttttatccatgaaaactatcttattttaggcttatggactgtttcagaaattataaatacactaacgaataactgccatttcaatttgagcataatatccaaaaaagtttcttctagctcttatagtaaacatgctaacgaagcaaataacaccaattttgttgatgtttctggtaaaagctcaaaaatagggctctgtaaactagatgattaaaatttgaagttgcacaaagtggtcaaaaaatgtagtatagtagaaaagaaaaaaaactcgcagataaaatatttaatttccaaacacaataaaaatggctgtatcgaaaataaaagatatttctcgattggtaagagtaatttttactggaatatttgatcaagatccaccattacgggccttctcaatacaatttttttttgtttcaaatttctcaacaacaccagtagcaacaaacgtttagcaaacgaatgtcttaattactgcttactgcattcgtttttatggtatgacaagctttgccatctgaaggattgaatgagctaaaaaaataagtttgtttagattgaatgcgttcaggaaagctaagaaactgtgtggtagttcttatgttccgtagaaaaccttaaaaaaatgagaaacttgattttcgaaaaaatgttgtgggaatgcctttatcgatttttcccaaattttgatcaaggcattacttagacaacttgttgaaaaagcgaatgtgataaaaattttgaaaatttttggtgtTTAGTGATTAATAAtgttgaaattattaaaaaacacctttgtgcaaatgcaaatttaaaaaattaaatgatttgttagagaactcgactgttctttaaaatatcaagacaattgaaaggacatataaaaatatggagtacaatatgctatactctgaaagaagttggtaaaaaacattagaacagttcatttaatttaataaacaaagtgtatttataatttctgaaaaagtctgtattatgaggagttagccttatgactgttaatttccgactactgtgagggaaaactgataataatt contains:
- the LOC109418728 gene encoding uncharacterized protein LOC109418728 produces the protein MNRVASLLVLTVALELVWGQCTVNIRTNLVSPEPVFFRTATQLWSPDGPSLFWNSGETTTISCQSGTLTGFGVSTASLTCQSGTSFTIGGTAVSSSALTCTQRITGEIQTTTTSCGGGAGQLRNIGFLNPSGQMVTYIQSCYNVNTASVIYTRHIIPGRAINHAIQESYRPSFKVAGTASHVSPATSYTTASQATRLAVLLGSQAQADRFITTSSYMSRGHLSPDADGIFRSWQWATYFYVNVAPQWQVVNAGNWLTVEGAARNIAGRLQEDVLIFNGCHDVMTLPHVNGQQIPITLEAGGIQAPKWYWKIIKSPSTNSGIALITNNDPFRTSMPAAEMLCSDVCSTYGWANANYGNFGRGFTYCCTVAALMSAIPAIPAEAAASNVLRY